From a region of the Rouxiella sp. S1S-2 genome:
- a CDS encoding class I fructose-bisphosphate aldolase has protein sequence MSATNKVRLNRLFTNGKCLDVAIDHGIANEPDFLIGLEDISSVMTSLIAAQPDAIQVNYGQADLLQYAAQKKPALVMRTDVGNAYNAARHREMWAVLHNPDAPILAALQMDAAAVVVNLYMIPDEPGIFRQCVENIGRLRHACEKYAMPLMVEPLVMAPAGQGAAYGSLGDVSRIVPLVRLARELGADIIKADPTENVEDFHLVVEAARCPTLVRGGGKGELSAVLDKTAALMAQGASGMVYGRNVYQHSNPSQVVKALMAIIHQGASGADALEIYQRY, from the coding sequence ATGTCAGCAACGAATAAGGTCAGACTTAACCGTTTATTTACTAACGGAAAGTGTCTGGATGTCGCTATCGACCACGGCATTGCCAACGAGCCAGACTTTCTGATTGGGTTGGAGGACATCAGCAGCGTGATGACCAGCCTGATTGCCGCACAGCCGGATGCCATTCAGGTCAACTACGGGCAAGCAGATTTATTGCAGTATGCGGCACAGAAAAAACCGGCACTGGTTATGCGCACAGACGTAGGTAATGCCTATAACGCCGCGCGCCACCGCGAAATGTGGGCAGTATTGCACAATCCCGATGCGCCTATTCTCGCCGCCCTACAAATGGATGCCGCCGCCGTGGTCGTGAACCTGTACATGATCCCCGACGAACCCGGCATTTTCCGCCAGTGTGTCGAAAACATTGGTCGCCTGCGCCACGCCTGTGAAAAATACGCCATGCCGCTGATGGTTGAACCCTTGGTCATGGCCCCCGCCGGCCAGGGTGCCGCCTATGGATCGCTCGGCGACGTCAGCAGAATTGTGCCATTAGTGAGACTGGCGCGCGAATTAGGGGCCGACATTATCAAGGCCGACCCGACCGAAAACGTCGAAGATTTTCATCTCGTGGTCGAGGCGGCACGCTGCCCAACGCTGGTGCGCGGCGGCGGCAAAGGGGAACTTTCTGCCGTGCTGGACAAAACCGCCGCGCTCATGGCGCAGGGCGCGTCGGGCATGGTCTATGGCCGCAACGTGTATCAGCACAGCAATCCTTCACAGGTGGTCAAGGCGCTGATGGCTATCATTCATCAGGGCGCGAGCGGCGCCGACGCGCTGGAAATTTATCAGCGCTACTGA
- a CDS encoding glycerol-3-phosphate dehydrogenase/oxidase, translating into MFSQVENCGELRAEKIDKMQQLTATPVVIVGGGINGISTFRELALQGIPVVMIEQGDWCQAASGALSRMIHGGLRYLETGEFTLVKESVQERDRLLKNAPHYVHPLRTTVPIDSWSGGLINAGKRFLRLSERPSRRGALIIKTGLSMYDLYTRQHGSMPRHQLNSQRATQQRWPDFAHWVKCSATYYDAWISQPERLGIELINDAEQANPQALGLNYVKLIASDGETLTLQDTLSGQQFRLRPHVVVNATGAWIDRLNSTLVQGRSAKKLIGGTKGSHLIVRHPPLLAALNGEMVYYENQEGRVCIMFPWFGNVLVGSTDIRIDNPDDVICEADEQRYILESLKFIFPEFTINDSDVLYTFSGVRPLPASDSTLNGRISRNHSLVLLPPEAGRDYSTLCLVGGKWTTFRRFGEQAADKVLNLLGEKRRVYTEDLAIGGGKNYPADEKMADWVQRISQQTDLGNARISQLLTRYGTAAADIAAFMTLDADSPLEHFPEYSRNELRYLIQHEQVQTLEDLLVRRTPMAIGGQLTQARVSEVGKLLAAELGWDSASSAQHLQTTLSRLASLHGLTGLYPTHLNEGHLHVSNE; encoded by the coding sequence ATGTTCAGTCAGGTAGAGAACTGCGGCGAACTTCGCGCGGAGAAAATCGATAAAATGCAGCAACTGACGGCCACGCCTGTGGTCATTGTCGGCGGCGGCATCAACGGCATCAGCACCTTCCGCGAACTGGCGCTGCAGGGCATTCCTGTGGTGATGATTGAACAGGGAGACTGGTGCCAGGCCGCCAGCGGTGCCCTCTCGCGGATGATCCACGGCGGACTGCGCTACCTCGAAACCGGTGAGTTTACCCTCGTCAAAGAGTCGGTTCAGGAGCGCGACCGGCTACTGAAAAACGCACCACACTATGTTCACCCCCTGCGCACAACGGTGCCCATCGACAGCTGGAGCGGCGGGTTGATTAATGCGGGTAAACGCTTTTTGCGCCTCAGCGAACGTCCCTCCCGTCGCGGCGCATTAATCATTAAGACCGGCCTATCAATGTACGACCTTTATACCCGTCAACACGGCTCAATGCCCCGCCACCAACTCAATAGCCAACGCGCAACGCAGCAGCGCTGGCCAGACTTCGCCCATTGGGTTAAATGCAGCGCCACGTATTATGACGCCTGGATAAGTCAGCCCGAGAGGTTGGGAATTGAGCTGATTAACGACGCCGAGCAGGCTAATCCACAAGCGCTGGGTTTAAATTATGTAAAACTCATCGCCAGCGATGGTGAGACCCTCACGTTGCAGGACACACTCAGCGGGCAGCAGTTTAGGCTACGTCCGCACGTGGTGGTCAACGCGACCGGAGCCTGGATAGACAGACTGAACAGTACGCTGGTACAGGGTCGGTCGGCTAAGAAACTGATTGGCGGTACTAAAGGGTCGCACCTGATAGTTCGCCATCCGCCGCTGCTGGCCGCCCTCAACGGTGAAATGGTTTATTACGAAAATCAGGAAGGTCGGGTTTGCATCATGTTTCCGTGGTTTGGCAACGTGCTAGTCGGCTCGACCGATATCCGCATTGATAATCCTGACGACGTGATTTGTGAAGCCGACGAGCAGCGCTACATCCTCGAATCACTGAAATTTATCTTTCCAGAGTTTACGATTAACGACAGCGACGTACTGTATACCTTCAGCGGCGTGCGCCCCCTGCCCGCCAGCGACAGCACGCTAAACGGTCGGATCTCGCGCAATCACTCTTTGGTTCTGCTGCCGCCAGAAGCCGGTCGCGACTATTCTACCCTGTGTCTGGTGGGCGGAAAGTGGACCACGTTTCGCCGATTTGGCGAGCAGGCGGCAGATAAAGTGTTAAACCTGCTTGGCGAAAAACGCCGAGTGTACACTGAAGATCTGGCTATCGGCGGCGGAAAAAATTACCCCGCCGACGAAAAAATGGCTGATTGGGTACAGCGTATTAGCCAGCAGACCGACCTGGGGAATGCGCGCATCAGTCAACTACTTACCCGTTACGGTACAGCCGCCGCCGACATTGCCGCGTTTATGACGCTTGACGCTGACAGTCCGCTCGAACACTTCCCTGAGTACAGCCGCAACGAGCTGCGTTATCTCATTCAGCATGAGCAGGTACAAACGCTCGAAGACCTGCTGGTGCGCCGAACGCCGATGGCGATTGGCGGACAACTGACCCAAGCGCGCGTGTCGGAAGTGGGTAAATTATTGGCTGCCGAACTTGGCTGGGACTCGGCGAGCAGCGCCCAACATCTGCAAACAACGCTTTCACGCCTTGCCAGCCTTCACGGGCTGACCGGGCTTTACCCTACGCATCTCAATGAGGGCCATCTTCATGTCAGCAACGAATAA
- a CDS encoding TetR/AcrR family transcriptional regulator, protein MSDIIARMLEAKGFTSVGLNELLQTAGVPKGSFYHYFKSKEQYGQALLEDYFHNYVSELELIFSNLAISGRDRLMCYWQNWHDRYSYDITSNQCEALECLVVKLSAEVADLSEGMRLTLRDGTALSQAMIATHAILSID, encoded by the coding sequence GTGAGTGATATTATCGCTCGGATGTTGGAGGCCAAGGGCTTCACCAGCGTAGGGCTCAACGAGCTTCTGCAAACTGCCGGTGTGCCCAAAGGGTCGTTCTATCACTATTTCAAGTCAAAAGAACAATACGGCCAGGCACTGCTGGAGGACTACTTCCACAACTATGTTTCTGAACTCGAACTGATATTTTCCAACCTGGCCATCAGCGGGCGCGACCGGCTAATGTGCTACTGGCAAAACTGGCACGACCGCTACTCTTACGACATTACCTCAAACCAGTGTGAAGCGCTGGAGTGCCTGGTGGTGAAGCTTAGCGCCGAAGTGGCGGATCTCTCTGAAGGAATGCGCCTTACCCTGCGCGACGGCACCGCACTTTCTCAGGCAATGATTGCCACGCACGCCATCCTCAGCATCGATTGA
- a CDS encoding MFS transporter — MVLFSDQPGDEGLPGQQRLLAMAAVMTTTTMAVFDGSIVNIALPRIAQSLNVSASDAVWVANGYLLSAAMTLAIFAALASRFGFRTLFILGLIVFTLASLGCALSSSLDMLIGMRLLQGIGGAATLSIAPAVLRQSFPNRLLGRILGINALLIATCTAVAPIFGGTLLTVLGWQWLFAINIPLGAMAILLALRAIPANRPQTKEPFDFAGALLSAVALGALVMAASSFSHTQSEDAMMAAAAYGATAVVAGWAFVWQQRRAVKPLLPLGMFASARFSLAALTSLSSFVGQGITFVALPFLFQSVYGYSAFGSALLFTPWPIGIILAAPYAGRLSDRYSPALISTVGLGLFTLGLVLLAVLPDNPAYWDIGLRSLLCGIGFGCFQSPNNREMLSNVSRENSGYASGVLAIMRTLGQCLGAALVGVILSISMHSGGVFISNALTEAQGVSTSLWVAVAATIFAFIISINRLRKARISESA, encoded by the coding sequence ATGGTGTTATTTTCCGACCAACCTGGGGATGAAGGACTGCCCGGTCAACAGCGGCTTTTAGCCATGGCGGCCGTAATGACCACCACTACCATGGCAGTATTCGACGGCTCTATCGTCAACATTGCCCTGCCGCGAATTGCTCAATCGTTAAACGTTTCAGCATCTGACGCAGTATGGGTGGCTAATGGTTACCTGCTCTCTGCTGCCATGACGTTGGCAATTTTTGCCGCGTTAGCCAGTCGATTTGGCTTTCGTACCCTGTTTATTTTAGGTCTTATCGTGTTCACGCTGGCGTCTCTTGGCTGTGCCCTTTCCTCTTCGCTTGATATGTTGATCGGAATGCGACTGCTGCAGGGCATTGGCGGCGCAGCGACGCTGAGCATTGCGCCGGCTGTCCTTCGTCAGTCTTTCCCAAACCGTTTGCTGGGACGAATATTGGGGATCAATGCGCTATTGATTGCCACCTGTACCGCTGTCGCGCCCATTTTTGGCGGCACGCTATTAACGGTACTGGGATGGCAATGGCTGTTTGCCATTAATATTCCGCTGGGTGCGATGGCTATATTACTGGCACTTCGCGCCATTCCGGCAAATCGTCCACAGACTAAAGAGCCTTTCGATTTTGCCGGTGCACTGTTATCTGCCGTGGCGCTGGGTGCGCTGGTGATGGCCGCCAGTAGCTTTTCACACACTCAGAGCGAGGATGCAATGATGGCGGCAGCCGCTTATGGCGCAACGGCCGTGGTGGCCGGTTGGGCGTTTGTCTGGCAACAGCGTCGAGCCGTAAAGCCTTTGCTGCCGCTTGGAATGTTTGCGTCGGCGCGGTTTTCGCTGGCGGCGTTAACCTCTTTGTCTTCGTTTGTCGGTCAGGGGATCACTTTCGTGGCACTGCCGTTTCTGTTCCAAAGCGTTTATGGCTACAGTGCGTTTGGTTCAGCACTGCTTTTTACGCCTTGGCCGATAGGCATTATTCTGGCCGCGCCCTATGCGGGAAGGCTTTCAGATCGCTATTCACCGGCATTAATCTCAACCGTGGGATTGGGCCTCTTTACGCTCGGGCTGGTGCTGCTGGCAGTACTGCCAGACAACCCGGCCTACTGGGATATTGGTTTGCGCAGTTTGCTGTGCGGGATAGGATTCGGCTGTTTCCAAAGCCCCAACAATCGCGAAATGCTGTCCAACGTCTCACGGGAGAACAGCGGCTATGCGTCGGGCGTTTTGGCGATAATGCGCACGCTCGGCCAATGTCTTGGCGCGGCGTTGGTCGGCGTTATTCTTTCAATCTCTATGCATTCAGGCGGTGTATTTATCTCAAATGCGCTAACTGAAGCACAGGGCGTAAGCACGAGCCTGTGGGTGGCGGTGGCGGCAACCATTTTTGCCTTCATTATCAGCATAAATCGTCTGCGCAAGGCCAGGATCAGCGAAAGCGCCTAA
- a CDS encoding LysR family transcriptional regulator: MTEPDLNLLIALDALLAEASVAGAARRLHLSASAMSRTLGRLRSVTGDPLLVRAGRNMVMTPYAEAIRERTQRAVSEARAVLHPQLVELDLSTLRQTFTLRANDGFVQAFGAALIAAAAKEAPGVCLCFMPKPEKSAKYLREGLVSLEIGVLGEMGPEIRLQALFRDRFVGVVRKGHPFEDYPTVTAERYVDFAHVVASRRGEKTGPVDQGLAERGLQRKVAAIVPNFSAAIAVARASDLVALVPASFVNIQPQGEAPALYIFELPVKTHIITISQMWHPRSEVDPAHRWLRQLVLRVCRQRVPNG; this comes from the coding sequence ATGACTGAACCCGACCTTAACTTACTCATTGCGCTCGACGCGCTGCTGGCCGAAGCAAGCGTGGCCGGCGCGGCGCGGCGTTTACATCTTAGCGCTTCGGCGATGAGCCGCACGCTGGGCCGCCTGCGCAGTGTGACGGGCGATCCGCTGCTGGTGCGCGCAGGCCGGAATATGGTGATGACGCCCTATGCCGAAGCTATACGCGAGCGCACTCAGCGCGCTGTTTCAGAGGCACGGGCAGTGCTTCACCCTCAGTTGGTTGAGCTTGATTTATCGACGCTGCGCCAAACCTTTACCCTGCGTGCCAACGATGGTTTTGTACAGGCATTTGGCGCGGCGCTGATTGCGGCGGCGGCAAAAGAGGCTCCAGGAGTCTGTTTATGTTTTATGCCAAAGCCGGAGAAAAGTGCAAAATATCTGCGCGAAGGGCTGGTGAGTCTCGAAATAGGCGTGCTCGGGGAGATGGGGCCAGAAATACGGCTGCAGGCGCTATTTAGAGACCGATTTGTTGGCGTGGTCAGAAAAGGGCATCCGTTTGAAGATTACCCTACGGTGACCGCCGAACGGTATGTGGACTTTGCACACGTCGTGGCCTCACGGCGGGGAGAAAAAACCGGTCCGGTGGATCAAGGGCTGGCCGAACGGGGTCTGCAACGCAAGGTTGCCGCGATAGTCCCTAACTTCTCCGCGGCTATAGCGGTTGCTCGGGCGTCCGACCTGGTGGCGTTGGTGCCTGCCTCTTTTGTCAATATTCAACCTCAAGGTGAGGCACCTGCGCTTTACATTTTCGAGCTGCCGGTAAAAACCCACATCATCACTATTTCGCAAATGTGGCATCCGCGCTCAGAGGTTGACCCGGCCCACCGCTGGCTGCGGCAGTTGGTGTTGCGAGTGTGTCGTCAACGGGTGCCCAATGGCTGA
- a CDS encoding pyridoxal phosphate-dependent aminotransferase: MPDIADRLKNVTVSASVAMTQKARDLAAQGVSVVTLSTGEPDFPTPPHAIEAAYAAALGGDTRYPPTDGTPTLRAAIARKFKRDNNLDYDVSQIITAGGAKQIIFNAMMATINAGDEVIIPTPSWISYADIVKFAGGTPVPVACPQENGFKPYPTDLEAAITPKTKWLLLNYPSNPTGSVATRAEIQAIADVMLRHPNVWIMTDDIYEHLIYDEVTFYTLAEVEPRLFDRVLTVNGVSKAYSMTGWRLGFCGGPTELIKAMSNVNTQNSGGVTTLTQAAAVAVLDGPQSLLKERAEIYRQRRDYVLERLSTLEGLSCHKPQGAFYLFANIAAFIGKTTAGGRKINNDADFVMALIEEKHVVTVQGAAYGMSPYFRLSYATSMEMLKEGCDRIAAFCESMV; encoded by the coding sequence ATGCCTGATATCGCCGATCGCTTGAAGAATGTTACTGTTTCTGCCTCCGTTGCTATGACACAAAAGGCGCGCGACCTTGCTGCGCAGGGCGTGAGCGTGGTTACGCTCTCAACCGGCGAGCCAGATTTCCCTACGCCGCCGCACGCGATTGAGGCTGCCTATGCCGCCGCGCTCGGCGGTGACACGCGTTATCCGCCGACTGACGGTACGCCAACGCTGCGCGCGGCCATTGCGCGTAAATTTAAGCGTGATAACAATCTTGACTACGACGTGTCGCAGATAATTACCGCCGGCGGAGCCAAGCAGATTATCTTTAACGCCATGATGGCGACCATTAATGCCGGGGATGAAGTGATAATCCCGACGCCTTCATGGATAAGCTATGCCGATATCGTCAAGTTTGCCGGGGGGACGCCTGTTCCTGTCGCCTGTCCGCAGGAGAACGGTTTTAAGCCTTACCCTACAGATTTAGAAGCGGCAATTACGCCTAAAACTAAATGGTTGTTATTGAATTATCCCAGTAATCCAACCGGTTCTGTGGCCACCCGCGCCGAGATTCAGGCTATCGCCGACGTCATGTTGCGCCATCCCAACGTGTGGATAATGACCGATGACATCTATGAGCATCTCATTTATGACGAGGTGACGTTTTACACGCTGGCAGAGGTGGAGCCGCGGCTGTTTGACCGCGTATTGACCGTTAACGGCGTGTCCAAGGCCTACTCCATGACCGGCTGGCGTCTCGGCTTTTGCGGCGGACCTACAGAGCTGATTAAAGCCATGAGTAATGTGAATACGCAAAACAGCGGCGGGGTGACGACCTTGACGCAAGCTGCCGCCGTGGCGGTGCTCGATGGCCCGCAAAGCCTGCTTAAAGAGCGTGCCGAGATTTATCGTCAGCGCCGTGATTACGTGCTTGAACGTCTTTCTACCCTTGAAGGCCTGAGTTGCCATAAGCCGCAGGGGGCTTTTTATCTGTTCGCCAATATTGCCGCCTTTATCGGCAAGACCACTGCCGGTGGCCGCAAGATTAACAACGATGCAGATTTTGTGATGGCATTGATTGAAGAAAAACACGTCGTGACTGTGCAGGGAGCGGCCTACGGCATGAGCCCTTACTTCCGTCTTTCTTACGCCACCAGCATGGAGATGCTCAAGGAAGGCTGCGACCGCATCGCCGCTTTTTGCGAAAGCATGGTATAA
- a CDS encoding biotin-dependent carboxyltransferase family protein: protein MIKTGALNTVQDLGRREFRHLGVSIAGVMDPLALRAGNILLGNDENAAAIEIQLFPFRVRFLGDTNIAITGADCRARLDGAELPPWWGCSVKKGQELELSFPRQGARCYLCVAGGIDVPLVLGSRSTALRGSFGGHCGRSLQTGDVLPLGETQAPPLCAEGVGIVPPQIAMPELFPSRADGVVQLRAIPAGEYALFSADHARFWSQCWKVSVHSNRTGYRLSGEPIIPSQTLEMRSYGLVPGVVQVPPAGEPIVQLSDANTAGGYPKIAGIIEEDLWRLGQVQAGESIQLIQCDAHEAIRVGDEIRLWLNRLSVQSARLQVS from the coding sequence ATGATTAAAACGGGTGCGCTAAACACCGTACAGGATTTGGGTCGCAGAGAATTTCGCCATCTTGGCGTGTCGATTGCTGGCGTGATGGACCCGCTGGCGCTGCGTGCCGGCAATATTTTATTGGGCAACGATGAAAACGCGGCCGCAATAGAAATTCAACTCTTCCCCTTTCGGGTGCGTTTTTTAGGTGATACCAACATTGCCATCACGGGTGCAGACTGCCGCGCACGGCTAGATGGCGCAGAACTGCCGCCGTGGTGGGGCTGTTCGGTTAAAAAAGGACAAGAGCTGGAACTGTCTTTCCCTCGCCAGGGCGCACGCTGCTATCTGTGCGTCGCCGGAGGAATTGATGTGCCACTGGTGCTGGGCTCGCGCAGTACCGCCCTGCGCGGCAGCTTTGGCGGACACTGTGGAAGATCGCTGCAAACGGGCGACGTCCTTCCACTGGGGGAAACTCAGGCACCGCCGCTGTGCGCTGAGGGTGTAGGGATTGTGCCGCCGCAGATTGCCATGCCGGAGCTGTTTCCCAGCCGTGCCGACGGCGTGGTGCAACTGCGGGCTATTCCAGCCGGAGAGTACGCGCTTTTTTCGGCCGACCACGCACGCTTCTGGTCGCAGTGCTGGAAAGTCTCAGTGCACAGCAATCGCACCGGCTATCGCCTGTCCGGTGAGCCGATAATACCTTCGCAAACCCTCGAGATGCGCTCCTATGGGTTAGTGCCCGGCGTGGTGCAAGTCCCTCCGGCGGGAGAACCGATAGTGCAACTGAGTGATGCCAACACTGCCGGCGGCTATCCCAAAATAGCGGGTATTATTGAAGAGGATTTATGGCGGCTGGGGCAGGTTCAGGCCGGAGAGTCGATTCAACTCATTCAGTGCGATGCTCACGAAGCCATTCGCGTGGGTGATGAAATCAGGCTCTGGCTAAATCGCCTGTCTGTGCAGTCTGCCAGACTGCAGGTGAGCTAA
- the pxpB gene encoding 5-oxoprolinase subunit PxpB — protein sequence MLAGKRSPRDAIKVSTIGSRAWLVEAPGKFDLPSQRRIWSLAASLRQWTDVESLIPGVTNLLVVFRQTPIDYDATLLMLQNQWQQAQDVMPDGKLIEIPVIYGGKHATDLEDVCHHSGLSATEVVRRHHQATYTVFALGSAPGFAYLHGLDPALATPRKNIPSLNMLKGTVTIGGEQTGVSALTGPNGWNAIGFAEIDVFDPTAEPPALMTPGDTVRFVPARIEL from the coding sequence ATGCTTGCTGGAAAAAGAAGTCCACGGGACGCGATAAAGGTTTCAACCATTGGCAGCCGGGCGTGGCTGGTTGAGGCGCCGGGCAAATTCGACCTGCCTTCACAACGACGAATATGGTCCCTCGCGGCTTCACTGCGGCAGTGGACAGACGTTGAATCGCTGATCCCAGGCGTCACCAATCTGCTGGTGGTTTTCCGCCAGACGCCGATTGACTACGACGCCACCCTGCTGATGCTGCAAAATCAATGGCAGCAGGCGCAGGACGTGATGCCTGACGGGAAACTGATTGAAATTCCGGTAATTTACGGCGGTAAACATGCCACCGACCTTGAGGACGTTTGTCATCACAGTGGGCTTTCGGCCACCGAGGTCGTGCGTCGCCATCATCAGGCAACCTACACTGTTTTTGCCCTCGGCAGCGCCCCGGGTTTTGCCTATCTACACGGCCTTGACCCCGCCCTCGCCACGCCGAGGAAAAATATTCCCTCACTTAATATGCTTAAGGGTACCGTAACCATCGGCGGTGAACAGACCGGCGTTTCAGCGTTGACCGGTCCTAACGGCTGGAACGCCATCGGCTTCGCCGAGATTGACGTTTTTGACCCGACCGCAGAACCTCCTGCATTAATGACGCCGGGCGATACGGTTCGTTTTGTGCCCGCAAGGATTGAGCTGTGA